A single window of Gossypium arboreum isolate Shixiya-1 chromosome 13, ASM2569848v2, whole genome shotgun sequence DNA harbors:
- the LOC108464063 gene encoding leucine-rich repeat extensin-like protein 4, giving the protein MGFCFWFFLVFILWQMMNVPTQVAIAVGGGVGINIGNGGGGGGVWFGGGININNNPTPSGPSVSKLNNAYTALQAWKSAITDDPLGVLKTWNGSDVCSYKGVFCSVDSSNEPFVVAIDLNHGNLQGTLVKELSFLTDITIFHLNSNRFSGTVPDTFNDLTSLQELDLSGNYFSGSFPMVTLYIPNLVYLDLRFNNFSGTIPEDLFYRRLDAIFLNNNQFEGELPSNFGNSPASVINLANNKFNGNIPASFGFMRSKLKEILLLNNQLTGCIPQGVGLFSEMQVFDVSHNSLMGHLPDTMSCMSDIEVLNLAHNELSGVLPDIVCSLRSLMNLTVAYNFFSGFGQECSKSFYRDVGFDFSLNCIPGRDMQRPQPQCNVIPGSGLSCLRIPSPQPLVCGALFENLNPNVTPSSSPSP; this is encoded by the coding sequence atggggttttgtttttggTTCTTCCTGGTTTTTATACTTTGGCAAATGATGAATGTTCCAACACAAGTAGCCATTGCTGTTGGTGGTGGTGTTGGCATCAATATTGGCAATGGTGGCGGCGGCGGCGGTGTTTGGTTTGGTGGAGGAATCaacatcaacaacaacccaaCACCATCTGGTCCTTCAGTGTCAAAGCTCAACAATGCTTACACTGCTCTTCAAGCATGGAAATCAGCCATCACTGATGACCCTTTGGGGGTTTTAAAGACTTGGAATGGCTCAGATGTGTGCTCTTACAAAGGGGTCTTTTGTTCAGTAGATTCATCAAATGAACCATTTGTGGTAGCCATAGATCTCAACCATGGTAACCTTCAAGGTACTTTAGTAAAAGAACTCTCTTTTCTTACAGATATCACAATCTTTCACCTTAACAGCAACCGGTTTTCAGGGACAGTCCCTGATACTTTCAATGACCTTACTTCACTTCAAGAGTTGGATCTTAGTGGCAATTATTTCTCTGGTTCTTTTCCTATGGTTACTTTATACATACCAAATCTTGTTTATTTGGACCTTAGGTTCAATAATTTCTCGGGTACCATTCCTGAAGATTTGTTCTACAGAAGACTTGATGCTATCTTCCTCAATAACAACCAATTTGAAGGTGAACTCCCTTCAAACTTTGGGAATTCACCAGCTTCTGTTATTAACTTAGCTAACAACAAATTCAATGGGAACATACCAGCTAGTTTTGGTTTCATGCGTTCTAAATTGAAAGAGATTTTACTTTTGAACAACCAGTTAACAGGTTGTATCCCACAAGGTGTTGGGTTGTTTTCAGAGATGCAAGTCTTTGATGTGAGCCATAATTCATTGATGGGTCATTTGCCTGATACTATGTCTTGTATGAGTGACATTGAGGTCCTTAATTTAGCACACAATGAGTTATCTGGTGTGTTGCCCGACATTGTTTGTTCATTAAGGAGCCTTATGAACTTGACTGTTGCATATAATTTCTTCTCTGGGTTTGGCCAAGAATGTTCCAAGTCTTTTTATAGGGATGTGGGGTTTGATTTCTCATTGAATTGTATACCCGGGAGAGATATGCAGAGACCCCAGCCTCAGTGCAATGTTATCCCTGGAAGTGGGCTGAGTTGCTTGAGAATCCCTTCTCCTCAGCCTCTAGTTTGTGGAGCATTGTTTGAGAACTTGAACCCTAATGTAACCCCCTCATCGTCACCATCTCCATGA